ATCTCTGATGCCTTGCCCGGAAGAACTTGTGGAAAGAGGTTGGCCGCTGTTGTTGTCGCGTCGAGCCATGAGGTGGGAGCGGTGAACAGAAAAACCGATTTTTTGCCCAAATTATGCGCTATATCGACCCGATGGACGAAAAAGTGCACGTTTATCACTGATTATTCCCCCTGTTTGAAGAAATTTTACCCTAATTTTGAAAACCATTTAAACCTTTGGCGCGATTGGCAATCATATATAAAAATTTTATATCGAAGACCTGTCCGATGCGACGAAAGCCGTACTTGCCCGTCGGACGATTGTCGGCACCTGCCGATAGGCAAAGTCCGAGGAATTAAATATTCTTGTAAGAAAAACTGTAAAACAATAAACCCAGACAAGATGTATTCTATTTTGAAAAAGAGCTTGATTGTTTCTGTGGCGGGCACTTTGCTGGCAGCCACTTCGTGTGTCACGGCCCCTCAGACTCCGCAAGGAGATGCGGTATCGGGAGAGGTGTATGAGAACCTCCCTTTTGCAATGCCCGAGGTGCAACGTCCTGTTTTCCCCGATTATCGGGTGAACATTTGTGATTTTGGCGCTGAGGAAGGCGGGCGTGTGCTTTGTACCGAAGCTATCAATGCGGCCATTCGTTCGGTGCACGAAAAGGGCGGCGGCACGGTGGTTATACCGGCCGGCTTGTGGCTTACCGGTCCCATTGTGTTGCAGAGCAATGTCAATCTTTATGCCGAGCGGAATGCTTTGGTGACATTCAGCAGCGATTACAGCCTCTATCCAATTATAGCCACCTCTTTTGAAGGCCGCAGCGAGAAGCGTTGCCAATCGCCTATTTCGGCGCTTGATGCCGAGAATATTGCCATCACGGGCGAAGGGGTCTTCGACGGTGCCGGTGACGAGTGGCGCCCTGTGAAAAAGATGAAAATGACCGAGCGTCAATGGAAAGACCTGCTGAAATCGGGTGGGGGAGTCGATCCCGATGGAAAAATTTGGTATCCCGACGTCAACTCGATGAAGGCGGCTGAGTTGTTGAAGACCCGTGCTGCCGGGTCGATAAGCGACGCCGAATGGAATGAGATGCGCGGTTGGTTGCGTCCTGTATTGGTAAGTATCAGAAAGTGTAAAAAAGTGCTCTTGGAAGGGGTGACGTTCAAAAATTCACCCGCATGGTGCATTCACCCGCTTTCTTGCGAATCGTTGATTGTGAACGACGTGAAGGTATTCAATCCTTGGTATTCGCAAAATGGCGATGCCCTCGACGTGGAGTCTTGCAAAAATGTGCTCGTCACCAACTGCCTGTTCGATGCCGGTGACGATGCCATCTGCTTGAAGTCGGGACGTGACGAGGAAGGTCGCCTTCGTGGAGAGCCCTGCGAGAATGTCATTGTCAAAGACAATGTCGTGTTGCATGGCCACGGCGGTTTTGTCATCGGCAGCGAGATGTCGGGGGGCGTGAAGAATGTGTATGTGACCGATTGTTCCTTTGTGGGTACCGACACCGGATTGCGGTTTAAAAGTGCCCGCGGTCGTGGTGGCGTGGTGGAGGACATCTATATCAACAACATCAACATGATAAATATTTCGGGCGATGCGTTGACGTTTGACCTGTATTACATGGGCAGCAATGGCCGTGTACAACAAATCCCGCCCGTTGACGAAGGCACGCCCGTTTTCAAGGACATACACATCTCGGGCGTATATTGCCGCGGAGCCGGTCGTGCTGCCGCCTTCAATGGCCTGCCTGAGTTGCCCGTGCGAAATATCACGGTCGATGATATGGTGGTGACCGATGCCCACCATGGGGTTGTCATCAGTCATGTCGAAGAGGTGACCATGTCGGGCCTCAATATCCAATCCGATGGTCCTGCCGTCCAGATAGAACAAGCCAAAGATGTGAACATCAATGGTATGCCGTATGCCGAAGTGGGTGAACGGCAGGTTGTCTCGCTTTGAGATAGGTTAAGGTTTAGTGAATATGGCAGGTTGCGGAAGAGGTGAAAAAACTCTTCCGCAACTTTTTTAGGATAGGGCGGCAGTCAAGATTATCCTCGTCCGGTCGGGCCGTTGCGGTGGCCTTCGGCGATTATTCGATGTAAATCATCTTTTTGGTCATGCCTCCGTCGACGGTGATATTCTCGCCGTTGATGAAGTCATTCTCTTCCATGCAGAGAAAGAGGCACATGCGGGCGATGTCTTCGGGGCGCCCCACCCGTCCCGAGGGGTGCTGTGCGTGGTCTTCGGGGCGCAAAGATTCGTAGTGGTTATTCTCAATCCAGCCCGGAGCGATGGAGTTGACCGTGATGTGCTGGGGTGCCAATGATAGTGCGAGGGCGTGGGTGAGGGAGTAGATGCCCCCTTTCGAGGCCGCATATCCTTCGCTGCCCGGTTCACTCATAAGGTAACGGGTCGATGTGATGTTGACGATGCGTCCATAGGTGTTGGGCTGCGGAAGTACTTGGCGATGGCGTGCCAAGGCGCGAGATGTGATGAAGGCCGGCCGCAGGTTGGTGGCCAAGATGCGGTCAAACTCCTCAATCGATGTTTCGGCCAGTGGCGAAAAGCAGCTGATGCCGACGTTGTTGATAATAATGTCGAGGTCACCCCATGTCGTGAAAAGGTCTTGCATGCAGGCTTCCAGCGCCTGGACGTCGCATACATCGACCGGGTAAAATCTCGCACCGCTTTCCTGAGCCGTAAGGGTACCCTTTTTGCGGTCGTTGTCACAAAAGGCCACATGGCAGCCTGCCTTGCGAAAAGCCTTCACCACAGCCTGGCCTATTCCCGAGGCTCCGCCGGTGATGAATACCCGTCGGGGGGCGAACTTCACCTCGATGTGTCCCGGTCGCGGACCCGATTGTGTGATTTTTTTTGTTTTTCCGGCCGATTTCTGGGCGGCATACGCTTCAAATTTCTTTTCGAGATAATTGTCTGCCATGATACACAACTTTTTAGGAGAACGGCGACCCCGATTTTGATAGCCGTCATTGTATCGGCAAAAGTAAAAAAAGTTTCTGTTTTTCTTGCAATTTTGCTTCGGTCGGGAATAAAAAGCAAGATATAGTGTAATAAATCAAAAGAATAGATTAATTTTACACCCCATAAGGAATTCGCGATGGAAGCCATGCTTCAAATCCGATTCTTGGCGAAAGTACAAAACCATGAAAAGAATAACCATTAAAAACAAGAACCGATGAAAAAACTGTCTGTCCTTTTCTTGGGCGTATTGTTTCTTGCCGGTTGCGCCGAAACACCGTCGACCCAGAAACCTGAGAAAGAAGATGTATTGAAATCCCTTCGTTTGGCCAACGATTATTTTATGGAGAAGTGGAGCGACCCCGGAGAGGCCATTCCCTATCCCTCGCGCAAACGCAACTATGAGACCAACGTGTGGACTCGTGCTTATTATTACGAAGGTCTTATCGACTTGTGGGAAATCGACCCCCAACAACGCTATCTCGACTATATGTTGGAGTGGGGAAACAAACACGACTGGAAATTGCGCAGCACCAAGAACGGCTGGAAAACCCGCAATGCCGACAACCAGTGTGCCGGTCAGGCTTATCTCTATCTCTATCAACTCGACCCCGAAAAACCCGAACGTTACATCACCAACATCAAGACCTCTATCGACTCGATGATGGTGACCGACAAAATCGACGACTGGCACTGGATCGATGCCGTGCAGATGGCCATGCCCATATTCGCCCAGTTGGGGAACATAACCGGTGACACGGCCTACTATGAGCGGGCTTATGAGATGTATAATTACACCAAGACCCGTCACGGTGCCAACGGACTGTATAATCCCGAAGACCAACTGTGGTGGCGTGATGGCGATTTTGACCCTCCTTACAAGGAGCCCAACGGAGAAGATTGCTACTGGTCGCGTGGTAACGGTTGGATTGTCGTGGCCATGGTGCGCATGCTCGAACTCTTGCCCGCCGATGAGCCTCACCGTCAAGAATACACCCAAATGTTGGTCGACATGTGCGGCGCCTTGAAGAAAGTGCAGCGGGAGGATGGCCTGTGGAATGTCAGTTTGCACGACCCCGACAATTACGGAGGTAAGGAGTTGACAGGTACGGCCATGTTCATCTACGGAATGGCTTATGGCGTGAACAACGGCCTGCTCGACGCCGCCGAGTATGAACCCGTCATCTACAAGGCTTGGAATGCCATGGTGAAAGATTGTCTCCACCCCAACGGATTCCTGGGTTATGTGCAGGGCTCTGGCAAGGAACCCAAAGAGGCTCAGCCTGTTACATATGACCGCGAACCCGATTTCGACGACTTCGGTTTGGGCGCCTTCCTGATGGCCGGAACCGAAATCTACAAAATGAAATAAGAGCCGCCTCGTGAGGCGCGCTTCACCCCAAAAACGCAACGGGGGTTGCCGCTACTGCGGCAACCCCCGTTTTATGAAGAGAAGAAGAATTTTCAGATAGAAATCCTGGCAGGAAGAATCTTGCGCAGTGTGGCGCGGGTCATGATTTTGTTGCTCAGGAAACTGATGACATAACCGGTGATGCAGGCTGCAATGACGGTTCCTTCGCGCACCCCTTCGATTTTATGGGCGAGCAGGAGTGATAAGATAAGAGCAAGTGTCACCAACGTGACGTCGAAAGCAACTTTGAGTTTCCCGAAATCTTTGTGGTAACGTCGTGAGGCGTAACTCACAAAACCTTCGGCACTCATCATCGTTACACGCGGTTTAATCTCCAAAACCACCCCGACAGCCTGTACCAGGCACCCAAGCAACAAGACGGCAATAGAGATGATGTAGTGGTGCGGTTGCAGGGTTGTCGTAAGCAACATGTTGAGGTCGATAAACAAGCCGAAGAGAAAAGAGAACGGAATTTGAAGTAAAATATCTATGGTGTCCCGGCGGTTCATGCGGTCGCGTACAAACCAGAACTGTCCGATGATGAGCAGCAGATTGATGAGGAATGTCCACGTTCCCAAAGAGAATGTCGTGTTCAGACTTAATACATAGTTGACGCTTGAAATCGGGGTTGTCCCCAAAGATGAACGAAGGATAAGCACAATGCCCGCGGCCAGGAAATAGAGACCGACAATGAACAGCAGGTATCTTTTTAACAAATTTTTCATATTTCGAATTTCGATGAGCAAAGGTACAAATAAAAACAATCTATTGTGACATCATGCCCGTGCGGCAAAGTACAAAAAAGTTTAACCACGTTTCTGTGTAAAGGAAATTTCGCGACAGCCGTGGCGTCCATCTCGTCTGCCTCTGTATCGGTTATTGGTCCATATATGCCTAATCGTGTAACAAAATAATCCTCTATCGGAGGCTATGCCCCAAGTCTTAGGCAACAGAAGTTATTACATATACAGATATTTTTTGTTTTTTTTTCTTTCAATGGTTGTATCTTTGCACAAAAGAGTCGCCTTGTGTCGTCAAATTTTACCATTCAATCGAGCGACTTTGTTATGAACCCATTGAAATATCCATGAACGAGATTCTCATCATTATTTTTCTTATTTTACTGAATGGCCTTTTTTCGATGTCCGAAAT
The nucleotide sequence above comes from Candidatus Caccoplasma merdavium. Encoded proteins:
- a CDS encoding glycoside hydrolase family 88 protein; protein product: MKKLSVLFLGVLFLAGCAETPSTQKPEKEDVLKSLRLANDYFMEKWSDPGEAIPYPSRKRNYETNVWTRAYYYEGLIDLWEIDPQQRYLDYMLEWGNKHDWKLRSTKNGWKTRNADNQCAGQAYLYLYQLDPEKPERYITNIKTSIDSMMVTDKIDDWHWIDAVQMAMPIFAQLGNITGDTAYYERAYEMYNYTKTRHGANGLYNPEDQLWWRDGDFDPPYKEPNGEDCYWSRGNGWIVVAMVRMLELLPADEPHRQEYTQMLVDMCGALKKVQREDGLWNVSLHDPDNYGGKELTGTAMFIYGMAYGVNNGLLDAAEYEPVIYKAWNAMVKDCLHPNGFLGYVQGSGKEPKEAQPVTYDREPDFDDFGLGAFLMAGTEIYKMK
- a CDS encoding SDR family oxidoreductase; its protein translation is MADNYLEKKFEAYAAQKSAGKTKKITQSGPRPGHIEVKFAPRRVFITGGASGIGQAVVKAFRKAGCHVAFCDNDRKKGTLTAQESGARFYPVDVCDVQALEACMQDLFTTWGDLDIIINNVGISCFSPLAETSIEEFDRILATNLRPAFITSRALARHRQVLPQPNTYGRIVNITSTRYLMSEPGSEGYAASKGGIYSLTHALALSLAPQHITVNSIAPGWIENNHYESLRPEDHAQHPSGRVGRPEDIARMCLFLCMEENDFINGENITVDGGMTKKMIYIE
- a CDS encoding glycoside hydrolase family 28 protein, encoding MYSILKKSLIVSVAGTLLAATSCVTAPQTPQGDAVSGEVYENLPFAMPEVQRPVFPDYRVNICDFGAEEGGRVLCTEAINAAIRSVHEKGGGTVVIPAGLWLTGPIVLQSNVNLYAERNALVTFSSDYSLYPIIATSFEGRSEKRCQSPISALDAENIAITGEGVFDGAGDEWRPVKKMKMTERQWKDLLKSGGGVDPDGKIWYPDVNSMKAAELLKTRAAGSISDAEWNEMRGWLRPVLVSIRKCKKVLLEGVTFKNSPAWCIHPLSCESLIVNDVKVFNPWYSQNGDALDVESCKNVLVTNCLFDAGDDAICLKSGRDEEGRLRGEPCENVIVKDNVVLHGHGGFVIGSEMSGGVKNVYVTDCSFVGTDTGLRFKSARGRGGVVEDIYINNINMINISGDALTFDLYYMGSNGRVQQIPPVDEGTPVFKDIHISGVYCRGAGRAAAFNGLPELPVRNITVDDMVVTDAHHGVVISHVEEVTMSGLNIQSDGPAVQIEQAKDVNINGMPYAEVGERQVVSL